TGTTTTGAAGTTTTTGGGGATATCTTTGGTGCTGGGTGCTCatcactgtggtgtttctgcactgcacttcccagagatctcctgtcactcaaacagtgtgggcgggactgtggGACTTTCtgcttggattttctgttgatggagtttctGTGGGTGGCgctgttttctttgttcagccatggtggctattgCTACTCCAGCAATCACCTAGTGAAACAGTGGCTACATTTCCTGAAAATGTCACTTAACTAGGAGACTTCCTTTCAAGTGAGACAGTTCCATACTGCTGATGCCAGAGCCAGAAGGGGCCCGCCTACCTGGAGGGTCCATGATTTCATTCCTGGGTAGCAGAGTTTTCTTAAAATTCCCACAACCAAAAAATTTCCTCTTTTGTTACATAATACAGAGTTTTCAATATCTTAAAGGGTAACTCATCCCTAAATCACAAATGCCTGAAAACCTCTGCTGCGCTGACCTCTAGAGGTTAAAACTTTCAGGCACGTTGCATTACTGGCCACAATTTTAACATGAGAAGAGTTTAAGTCATCCAGCGGGTTACATtacatttcaaagaaaaaaaaaaaaaggcaggtaATCAGTAATGAATAATAGATTACTTGATGTCTTGATCCCTGACAGTGCCAGAACACGGGCTGTTCCGCCACCTTCCCTCTGTCTGAGCAGCACCTCCACAGCTCCTGCTGCCCCTTCCAGAAGTTTCCCTGCCCCCAGCCGGGCTGCGGCCTGCAGGTACCCTGGGACCAGCTGCAGTCCCACGCCCGGCgctgccagcagggggagccGCTCTGCCCCGGAGGCTATGGCACGGCACTCAGCCCGACCTGCCTGTCCCAGCACACCTGCTACAGGTCGGCTGTGGTGGGTCAGTGGTGAAGATGGAGAGTGTTGATATACTTCACCAACGTCTTTCTTCttgtccttccttccttccttccttccttccttccttccttccttccttccttccttccttcccactGTCtatcttttctccctcctcgtcctttcctctttcctccctgtgCTCCTCCCTGCAATTAAAGTTTTGATGGCCCATAATTTTCTCTAGCTGAGATAAACATGTAATTGGCCCTGATCGTCAAACTGGCATAATCAGAGACTTCCCAACACCCTGACAAGTAACATCTAAAAATCTGGTGGTCttcttattttaaatttgataattatgttaaaaatataatgcagtcctGCGCTATGTTGTCTCCTCAAGATTTGGAGAGATGAATCCATGCTTTGATCTCTTCCTTTCGTTCctgttttaatgccttgttctcaTGCCTCCAGCGCTGGTGGATTATAATTAGTTCAAAAATGCACCAGCTGCCTGTTACTTTCCAGATTGATTTCAAGGCCCTTTTAATCATTTATAATGCGCTGAACAGTCTGGCTCCTTTTTTATGTCAGTGAATTATCAACTCCCTGCAAAACTGCAAGGTCGCTGGGCAAAGGGCAATCAAGCTTAAATCAAGAGAAAACTGGCTGTCGAGTgtttaaactgatttttttctgctgtttttctgatgtGAATGTCTGTCGTGTTAATGTACCTCTTATTTCTAGGCATTCTCACTTAGATGCCATTGAGCTCTGTTCTGTGAAGCGTGAACGGTGGTATATAAGTAaactttccttctttccttccctccttccttccttccttcctccccctctcccctcagacagctgaagcagcagctggcaGTCCAGAGGCAGAGATGCAGGGCTGTCGCCATCACCGTCCGCAGGAAGGTGGGCAAACTGCAAAGTGCCATGACGCTCTTGAAAAGACAGGTGGCGCTCATCTACGGCAGCCTGGAGGTCCCAGACAGCCAGGAGGTGGAAAGAGATGGACGAGGACAGGGGAATGAGAGTGTGGGATGGATCAACACTGTGGCAAAGACCACACGTCTCTGAGTAGTGCATTGATGTAAAATATTGATCAAACTGATGTTTTCCACCAAGAGAAAATGGTGTAttagagagatgagagagaaaaataaaccacAGCACAGGGTAACCCAAAGAGGCAAACACCTACATTTCATTAAATATTCAGTGATGTGGTACAAGATAATTTTTTCAGTCTGAGATCAGATTTGTGTAAGGGAAATCAACAAAGTTCAAGTAAATGCAAGAACTGGAGGGAGACTTTGTAAAAGATTCATGTGGGTGTCATGGCTGCAGTTATCAATGTTGGAGTTTGTATGGAGAAATATGAGATTTATGTTTTCTGGATGCAGCTGTTTTTCTGATGATTTTGTATTTACTTGATGATTCATTTGTGAGCGAATAAAAGTGACAAGCCGTCATTATTTTTCTTGCCTTTATTTAATAACTCACATCAtctgtgtgttcagttttctgtTCAAAGTGACACTGAACTGTAAACAATCCAAGCAGCAAATAGATACATAATCTCATAAGAATCATTCGCATGTAAACATTGGCAGAAAGGTATCACTTGAAGTCATTTGTGGTCATGTGATGTACAGTATTCTGTTATAGTAGAAAGAATCTTGCTCTGGCTGTGCAACAAGTTTTGATTTTCTCGTAGATGAACCAACCCTCGAACCAGCATCTACAGAGGCGACCTGCAGACCTCGACAAGCtcctggctcacacacacactcagagctgCTGAGGCCTGCACCTCCTGGTTCAAATCCCAGGCAAAACACTCTTTTTACCCTCTGTATAACCCTCTGTTTGGTTATTCTCACTCCCCACCTGATCGTGAAACTCAGCTCAGAGGCACAGCTGCCCTGGAGggagaaataatctcattgggtCACTGAaacctcagtgggtggagctaaagcacagatttcctgtttttctctcttatttgGTTCAGttaataaaaggtaaaaaaaaaaaaaaaaaaaattgaatccATTTTTGTAAGATCTTGTTTGTTAGTTGTTTTGTAAAATGAGTGAAATAATCTTAAGTAAGAAATTATATATGACAGTATTACACATTTTCATGTTATagatatttaaaaagaaactcATCATaattttatctatttttcttTAATGAAAGTATTTTGCAAATAGAGGCATACACAGGCCATAAAATGCTGTAATGGAAAGGATGGcttgcattctttttttttgttttgtttttcttactgAAGCTTCAAAATCGTAAGCACTTGCCTCAACAAATAAAGACATGCGGACAAACACCTGAAAACAACAATAGTTAATATGAGAAATGGATATTTCTCATATTAACAAACATTTGGTGCCtatattcattttcacttttacagtttttctcgattgctaagacacatttctcgaaagttgctctccttttctctaatctgtgaacacaaaacccaattttcaagctacgttcacaaaacctcagactcctcgtgcaaaaccaaactttcacctcaaaacagttcaatctgtgctcaaaactgaactatgttgtcaaattgtgccccgagccaatcaaaattacagtttttctcagttgctaaaacactaaactctATTGTCTGAACCAATtctccattgcctgaaccccCTGATtgacaacacattttcattgtgatgcacctgtgttgcataatgctgagcactggtggcaaaacTCAAACACAATTAAAGCACAGGTGTCACTGGTTGACAAAAAATGTTCGGATTATGGTGGACACAGTGAATCTACTGATGTTTGGCTGTACCCTTTGTCCGGCCTCCCTCATGCTCATACCATGGACAAGAACATGGTCAATCACAGTAGCTCTGATTTCATCAGATATTACTGTTCTTTGTCTTCGCTGACcacctcgaccacctcgacctccttGACCTCCTCTCactcaaactcctcctctcagatttctatccattgtagggcctcacacagcagtgctctctgaactggcttatatatgttcTCTCACATCATgagccacaagtgtgatcaattttgagttgttgtgttcaaccagtgacaccagtgctttacttgtgtttgagttttgccaccagtgctcaccattatgcagcacaggagcatcacaatgaaaatgtgttggtaagttgtgtctaaacaggtcaaacgtgcttatggttttgccaaaagagtgactgattcaatcagtgggttcaggcaatggagcatttggttcagacaatagggtttagtgttttagcaattgagaaaaactgtaaatggtGTTGAAAAATTCTATTCGAAACAACCTGAGGTTCCATGGCTCCGCCCATCAAGTTCGAATTCAACCAATGAGATCACTTCTGTCTcaagagcagctctgcctccaagaTCGATTTCGATCCAGTCTGCATCTCAACAAACTCGCTTGTCTTCCATACTATGGAGACACATTTAGTGAAACGGCTGTATGATGAAtacagtaggaaaaaaaaaaaaaagtcaaaatgtgcTGCTATAGCACTGATTAGCCACAGGGAGGCACTAGTCAGACTCCCCAGAGATCTCTGGTGGGATCCTTTCTATCGACTCTGTGGAGGAATTATGGGATCGCTGGGATTGAGAGGACAGATGTTGGGATGCTGGAGGACTGTCAATCCCAGAGTGCATCAGGGGTAAGTAGATGTCGTCCATGTTGGGCAGTACAAAAactttctgtggaaaaaaaaagaaaaaaaaaacataacaccaTAACTATGAGATTTTATGTGCTGCACCCTACCCTATTTTTCCACCAATATTATCAGCTATGCCTGCTGCTGTATAAATAAGCATGAAAAACATAAACTCTTGCATAAATAATGCAGTGATGTCAGTCAGTGGGAGAGGTGCCATGGAAACAGATTTGGTGGTTTTCCCTGGATAGGACGCAGCTTTTGAAAAGCAGTTGAAAAGAGATAAGCAATGTTGCTGCGAGGATGCAGACAAGAGATAAAAGAGGCTGGAACTGAGAAAAAAGGAGCAGGGAACAAGGACACACACGAGATGGGATGAAGATGCAGAGGAGGAATGGAGCAAGGGTGGGAAGGCAAAGAAGAGACCAAGAccgagagggaagagggagaatTTAGAGAAGGAAGTCACAGTGGAACAGAGAGGAAACGATTACCTGGAACTCGTCCTGGAGCTTCTTCTCAATCCACTCAGTCACATGGCAGAAAGTCACCTCCCTCTCCCCTAGTTTGGGACGGACATGCAGATCCAGCTTAGGTGGCACACAGAAGctgtacctgcacacacacacacacacacacacacacacaaacacacacacacacgcatgcgcacGTGCATGCATGCCCACAGAGGATATCATAACACTTCAGATAATCTTCCGTCTAGCATCCTCAGTGAAACTGTTTCAGCTCGGTCTCTGTGTCACTTTGCTTTGGTTCTTGAAATAAGCTCAATACCCAAAACCATGGAAtatgccagatttttttctctatttaataggaaaagctaaaaaaaaaaataataaaaaaataaataaataaataaaaaactggtGCAGAGTAACTGTGAATAATACAGTAGTAATTGTGTATAATAATAGCATACTATTAATAGGGAATGTAATGTCTACTAActtaataataactttattccTATAATAATTTTCTCACATTGGTGCAAGATGCCTCACAATtagatgaagaaaaacatgcacCAGATATGTAGCTGcaaaaatatagcaaaataaACAAGGACAAACAACTTCTGACTAATTTGTATGgaagacaaaacagcaaaacaatcaCAACATAAAACAAGGTATTAAATGCAagcctagaaaaaaaaaaaaaatcaagttttcaGTTGGCTCTCAAAAGAAGATGCAGAAATAGATGAAAGTGTTTCTTAAGGGAAATTGTCCCAGAGTTTAGACTTGatcctctttcatttttaatctggCCGCTGGAACAGTCAACAGAGTTTCCCCTGCCGATCCAAGATGACACTTGGGCACATAAGGAGATAACAGCTCTGAAAAGTGAGTATAATCACAGaatcttaaaggaacagtccagtcagaatacaaaaaaagatattttgcaATATTGTGCGATTTGGTgcggtttccagtctgtctccctcatCACAATACAGTGGGACTAGAtgtgtattgttttgtggagctcaaactgtcaaacataaattaataaataaatactttaaaaagtACAGTTTCATTGAGAACTATACCCTAGAAGTCAAACAACACTTGCAAATTGTATATATCCATCCTAAATTCATATTCCTTATTTTCAAAACCCtgcaaaatcacacagaaactatctggatgggtAGATCACACTGTGGGAAAACgtctttgttgtattttgggTACCCCCACGAGAGAAAATATTTGGATATGCATGAATATGCAAGAACCTCATAACCTCATAAGTGGTATGTagcaacaaaatataaaagCCAAGTGGTACCATATCCTGTCTGTAGGTGGCGGTGGGATGTTGATGACAAGCGTCCCTGACAGCTCTTGAACCTCCACCGTGAGCAGCAGGGGCGTGTTGGACATCTCTTCAATCTTCTTCTTGATGAACTCGTTCTCCGTCGCCCGCTGGAAGTACTTAGATTTAGCGATTTTGTCCACAAATCTCAAAATCTTCCTTCCCGTCCTGCCACCCCCTGCCCTGTAGAGAAGATTAAGGGGAAGAAgaacagaggaggggagaggaaaggaaaggaaaggaaaggaaaggaaaggaaaggagaaagggCTCGGAGAGCAAAGATAAGAGAGTTAGTATGATCCTGCATTTGTGAATCCATTTAATACAGAGAGACTAAATGTCAAAAATTGAGCACAAATGACAGCTGCCATGCATTCTGAAATGTAATTGAAATGTAAGCTATAGCCATCTGGGACGTGATGACAGCATTTTATTGCACTCTGTGTGCAGTATTGGGAAACTGAGCTCCCCATGGAAAGAATATAGTAGCATTATGCAACAGTGGaaataaattacaatttttCTTGTAACTGTTTGTTTTGAGGAACAAGTGTCAACATTTTAACCCATATCCATTACAGTGTACAATTTTGTATTGCCGGCTCTCTGTAAgcattgcatcagaaaatggaCAATTTAGTGAAAAGTTAAacctttttaatctttatttactTTGCCTGTGTGttatattttgatatatttttttcattaaaagaaaacacttcagcctacatttcctctctttcctcttctgtttactttttttggcATTGCCATTGGAAAAGCTTATATAAAGAGAACAATCAGTAACTTTTACACTTGCAATTTCAGCACTTCTACTTGAGCAGGAAATTCTGACACTAACACAGAGCCTTAAGCACCATGGAGGCATGAAGTCATTAAGAGAAATAATGAACGTATGTAGGACTGTGTTTTAATCTgtgttcttattttttaaaacacattcactTAATCAGCTTTTACCCCTCAGGTCCAGGCGCGGATCCCTTCTCCCCTGAAGGCCCCTGAGACTCCGATAGAAGCACTTCCTCCTCGTCAGATGAGCCGGCACTGGAAGACTCCTCGTCGCTGTCCGCCAACACGCTGAGGATGGGCCTGCAGCTGGGAGGACACAGGCAGGAAGGAAATAAGAATCAGTGCATGGATGGATGCATCTATAATGGGATAAGATGTATCAACCAGATGCCAATACATCTGGTTGAAATAAGCCTTGTGTTACATATCTAATATCTGCCTGTCAGTAGCTGTCAGtcagtatttatattttttggcaTGGAAGTGGTCAATTTTTATTGCACTGCTGCATGAAAATCTGAGGAATCTTGCATCCGGTTATAACTCACATAAGGACTTTTATAGAAATGTTTGGTTGGTAagaccttcatcaggcaaaAGTGATTCCACCACAAAGAGCATGTAATAAATAGAATAAGGTGCAGGAATGTGGGTCAAATCCTGAAGATACACCTGTACTTCATCCCCAGTCTGCACCACATGGTCTCACTGGTGCACCAAACCCTAGTAGGCTCTAAATGATGCTCATTCTCATCCCTTGTACACTTTCTGATTGTGTatttgcacaaaatattggcCATTGCTGAGTTCACTGACCCATACAAGCCAATACCAAGCAAGCCCAAACCGATGTATTTGCGGTCTGAAGGATGGATGTAAGCCTAACAGCAAAACCTGCACTTCAATCAAAGCTAAGTCAGCCAGTGGAATGAGGAGATTTCTAAACACAATAGCTAGATTACATCTCAGTGCAGAGCTTTTGATGTGCACCACAAAGACAGCCAATATAAAGCTTTACTGTACTTTAATCCCTGCCAGTATGGATCTATGACAGCGGGCCTGTGTTCTGGCTGGGAGCCAACTAATCGATGTAATGTGAGGCTCTGTGCTGTAGATGAGAAGAGACCTGAGGGATcaggagagaagagacaaagaaagagagagagagagagagagagagagagagagagagagagagagagagagagagtgagagagagagagagagagagagagagagagagagagatgctacAGCTGATCAGAATAACCAGAGtctgacagacagcagacatactagtgtgtgtgtttgcgtgtgtgtgcaggggcaCCATATATGTTGGAAAAGTTaagacaattccaagggcctttgcgtgacaggggccccaaaaaaataggtaaaaactaatataaaattattaaaccatcatcatgtaaatttaatttttttttttcatggggcccaaaattcctggcggtgcccctgtgtgtgtgtgtgtgtgtgtgtgtgtgtgtgtgtgtgtgtgtgtgtgtgtgtttaactgaCCCCTGGCTGCCTGTGTCACTGGTACAGTCTGTTTCCTGGCCACCCTCCTTGCCCAGTTTGGACAGGTTGAACTTGGTCTGCAGAGTCATCTGCAGGGTGTCGCTGTactccagctgcagctccagccacaggcctgcagggggcagcaggcgGGAGACACCGCTTACTGAATTTGTCACGTGCCAAACACGTTTTCTGACCATCTTTGTGATTGGACCAAAGACGTTTGACGAGTGGTTCTGACAGTATTGATTACTCCTTATCACCAGCACATTTGCATCATCGGAATGAAGCAACAAGCTTGTTTAACAAAGGAAAGCTACCTTTTGCTGGCAGAGGGTGAAAGTAAAGTCGTGACATTAAAACCAAAAgcaaaaatacaccaaatacAAATGTGCATGACCCAAAGAGTCCCAAATGCAGTTGAAAAGCCCATTTTTAGGTAGACAAGAGGATGTAAGCATGTCAACATACAGgttcacagataaacagatggATAATGCACTgtataatgcatttatttattattattttaatgtcaaaaaGTTTCATAACTGACGCTAAGATGTCTGATACTTTtgtaaaagtgaaataaatgcataaaagcAATATACCTGAGGTTGTGCTACTTCACAGCTATTGAAGCTGGTGTGGTTTGTAGGAATGAGGCTGCAAGCATAAGTAACACACTGATCTGATTGGCCACAGATGCGTTCTGATGGTGCTCATAATTCCCATCGGGCATGGCAACTCTTGTGATAACTAAGCAAGTTTACAGTGATCTAGTGTGAATAATGTCCTGAAGAAAAATCTCAAGACTCAGAATATGTGCGTGCAATGGAAAACATTCCATAAAAGCTATAATACCATCCCGGGAATCCCCCTCAAATCAGACTTATGTGACAAGATTTGGCCTCTCATAACCaacacttttcatacaaaaagTAAGTTCCTCCGGTATCATCATACTATACTattcagaataaaacaaaattaaggtaaaattaaataaaagaagaCAGTGGTTGGTGCTTATTTGGACAGATAATTAGTTGGGAGATTAAACAGCTTTATAGTGATTATCAAGCCttgataaataattttaattcaTAACAGATTATAAATCCCCCTGAGGAGTGATGAGACATGTTGTGGCATGAGTAGGGCAAAGCTGAAAATAGGGTGATTTGTGAGCAAAAACTTTAATGAGGGAGGTGGTTGTGTAATAGTGATGTGATGCtgggacacagacagagagaaaagtctggaaaaacaacaactctgcaTATTAAGGATGCATGAGCATTCCCCTAGTTACTCTGAGTTGCCAAGGCTGCCAGATTACCTGAGTTTAatgtacccacacacacacacacacacacacacacacacacacacacacagccaatatGCTGTACTTCTCACAGGGCATGGCG
This genomic interval from Myripristis murdjan chromosome 19, fMyrMur1.1, whole genome shotgun sequence contains the following:
- the rnf151 gene encoding RING finger protein 151, whose amino-acid sequence is QSGGYDVDVFVERPGSDMLCTICRLVLRCPVRTACSHVFCKSCILEWIKRQETCPCCRRLISVSHMVVLLRLNKAISHLKVKCQNTGCSATFPLSEQHLHSSCCPFQKFPCPQPGCGLQVPWDQLQSHARRCQQGEPLCPGGYGTALSPTCLSQHTCYRQLKQQLAVQRQRCRAVAITVRRKVGKLQSAMTLLKRQVALIYGSLEVPDSQEVERDGRGQGNESVGWINTVAKTTRL